In Monodelphis domestica isolate mMonDom1 chromosome 4, mMonDom1.pri, whole genome shotgun sequence, one DNA window encodes the following:
- the LOC103102508 gene encoding uncharacterized protein LOC103102508 isoform X1 produces MSEQMSHLHHQARITPKSPLHPYYYQNELVSSSWLKHLATARQLSQIFPRTKAIPLPHLHHQNMAKVSSSCKFQKVTSVLFLHNRHDIKAKVALKSFNQYLIPPLASKHQPEFPLAQDHLTKTFHLIVNLQPRNQQLPSPVFSDNKAKHSPLLGYGPLTEERTYPGSQGKDMPSVISVSQVKVTRRSKVKVATISVSECFDLRHTGTITPSLCLSHWSRTTASKTLDLDHWVQAKSPKMSYPDLHLRETASLLRCLDHHSRFLAAYSLHLNQRTRTLSPYPPGPKHWIKGTNVASPDSNLQSRTRFGPSQSFKSWVQRSVSHWATTTFVPLPLYHQMADIPAKQVLVQPTPNHQVICPLRSEHQAKHMTVTYTQVLIQQKQDDCEVMPQDLDYQETMLKIQAYWTTPPLDIKHNHTALPNYEQRTTPLSPRHQMEKEPDPKIQVILQPELDDLETVSLGPDHKDKIPHSIGQNQQATPSQGIIDPQNIILSSPEHQVTPLPSDDHHAEDIAVESSGQFKFHQELDEWEPLLQRGLNHLSSPPANNDHQAQGTPENPSAHITLKELYSWDPFWTAGLDYQTTYLPGNDHQAQDIPANHSAQVIFNQKVDKQESFWTQGLNNQLTPPPNNDHQTQDIPAKQSAQVIFNLKIDRQETFGTQGLNHQSIPPPNNDHQAQHVPEDSSVHITFEQEPDDQSIFYTTELDHQTTPSPGNEKEIQEIPDSNSEASLQQQKDEFGPTEIDKQSTILTDQVDSVIPTLKLNHNRTSPKTYEATTPSSHDDQASDVSGLKVHTTLQQELDERETFWPTVVDKQDTNLMDEVYWATSPRAIKYQNTISLDPQYEHIPSPSHRDQASDVSDLNAQATLQQEIREKETFGPLKFDKQTSTLTEHIYWTTCSWDIKCQYKTLPDPHHGATPIHNHGDQALVTSDLNAQDTLQKETSKRETFWPTKVDKQDTVTLMDEVYWATPTLNLKHQCRTSPDPYHETTPLPSHEDQASDVSDFNDQATLDQEIDKWEAFEATGLVKQATTPKIKVYLATSPCDIKHQGGTSTSPHHEATPLPSPGDQASDVSNLNTQATFQQEQGKKETFWPIKFDKPATTVTEHIYWTTSPGDIKHQDKTSFDPQCEHIPSSSYGDQASAISDLNAQATFQQEIGKREIFWPTKVDKQDTVALMDEVYWEIPTLKHQDRTLPDPYHEATPLPSHEDQASDVSDFNDQATLDQEIDEWEAFGATELVKQATTPKIKVYLATSPCDIKHQGRTSTSPHHETTPLPSHEDQVSDVSDFNDQATLDQEIDEWEAFGATEFVKQATTPKIKVYLATSPCDIKHQGRTSTNPHHEATPLPSHGDQASDVSNLNTQATFQQEQGKRETFWPIKFDKPATTVTEHIYWTTSPGDIKHQDKTSFDPQYEHIPSSSHEDEASAISDLNAQATFQQEEGKREIFWPTKVDNKQDTMALMDEVYWAISTLKHQARTPPGPHHEATPLPSPGDQASDVSNLNTQATFQQEQGKRETFWPINLDKAATTVTEHIYWTTSPGDIKHQDKTSFDPQYEHIPSSSHEDEASAISDLNAQATFQQEEGKREIFWPTKVDNKQDTMALMDEVYWAISTLKHQARTPPGPHHEATPLPSHGDQASDVSNLNTQATFQQEQGKRETFWPINLDKAATIATGHVYWTTSPGVIKHQDKTLFDPQYEHIPSSSHEGEASAISDLNAQAIFQQEEGKREIFWPTKVDNKQDTMALMDEVYWAISTLKHQARTPPGPHHEATPLPSHGDQASDVSNLNTQATFQQEQGKRETFWPINLDKAATIATGHVYWTTSPGVIKHQDKTSLDSQCEHIPSPSHGDQASAKSDLNAQATFQQEQGKREIFWPTEVDNKQDTTALLDEVYWAIPTLKHQDRTPPDPHHEVTPPPPSHEDEASDISDLSAQATFQQEQGKRETFWPIKFDKLATTVTEHVYWITSPWDIKHQEKSSLDPQSESIPSSSHSDQALVISDLNAQATFEQEIGKREIFWPTEVDKQDTTLMDEVYWATPTLKHQDRTSPDLHREAASSPSYGDQASDVSDLSAQTILQQEIGERETFWPTKVDKQDTTLMDEDTTLMDEDTTLMDEDTTLMDEDTTLMDEDTTLIDEDTTLMDEVYWATPTFNLKHPDRTSPDLHREAASSPNYDDQASDVSDLSAQAILQQELGKKETFWSTKVDKQDTTLMDEVYWATPSYLKHQYRTSPDLHREAASSPSYGDQTSDVSDLIAQAVLQKGLGKRETFWLTEVDKQDTTLMDEDYWTIPTLNLKHQCRTSPDCHHEATSPPSYGYQASDISVTFQEEIDEWETFWPIEVDKAATTLMDEDYWATSPLDLKHHNRISPDLHHEAIPPSSHGDLASNISDLSVHTKFQQEQGKRETFWLTKFDKQVTTPQEQFCWSTSWDMKYNDSNHEATFISSHGDKASEVSDLSVPVTLKEEIDDWETFWPIEVDKQDTTLMDEVYWETSILDLKHQSRTSPNLHHEITPPPSHDDQALKVSNFSVPVTLQEEIDEWETFWPTEVDKRGTTLNRPSFLGNIPMGYKTPR; encoded by the coding sequence ATGAGTGAGCAAATGTCCCACCTGCATCACCAGGCCAGAATCACTCCAAAATCCCCACTACATCCTTACTACTATCAGAATGAACTTGTGTCCTCCTCATGGCTCAAACATCTGGCCACAGCTAGACAACTGTCTCAGATTTTTCCCAGGACAAAGGCTATACCTTTACCTCACCTTCATCACCAGAATATGGCTAAAGTCTCCTCAAGTTGCAAATTCCAGAAAGTCACCTCAGTCTTGTTCTTGCATAATAGGCATGACATCAAGGCTAAAGTAGCCTTGAAATCCTTcaaccaatatctcatacctcCTCTTGCCTCCAAACACCAACCTGAATTTCCATTGGCCCAGGACCACCTTACCAAGACTTTCCATTTGATTGTGAATCTACAACCCCGCAACCAACAACTCCCATCTCCAGTATTTTCTGACAATAAGGCTAAGCACTCCCCATTGCTGGGCTATGGGCCCCTGACTGAAGAAAGGACATATCCTGGCTCCCAGGGCAAGGACATGCCATCTGTTATCTCAGTGAGCCAGGTTAAAGTTACAAGGAGGTCCAAGGTCAAGGTTGCAACCATTTCTGTATCAGAATGTTTTGACCTGAGACATACAGGCACCATTACACCATCACTTTGTCTTAGCCACTGGTCCAGGACCACAGCATCGAAAACACTAGACCTGGACCACTGGGTCCAAGCAAAGTCTCCCAAGATGTCATATCCTGACCTCCACCTCAGGGAAACAGCATCCCTATTAAGATGCCTTGACCACCATTCCAGGTTCTTGGCTGCATATTCATTACACCTGAATCAGAGAACAAGAACACTTTCTCCATATCCACCGGGCCCCAAACATTGGATTAAAGGTACAAATGTGGCATCACCAGATTCAAACCTTCAGTCCAGAACAAGATTTGGTCCATCACAAAGCTTTAAATCATGGGTCCAGAGATCAGTTAGTCACTGGGCCACAACTACCTTTGTGCCCTTACCATTATATCACCAAATGGCTGATATTCCAGCCAAACAGGTCTTAGTCCAACCCACCCCTAATCATCAGGTCATATGTCCACTGAGGTCTGAACATCAGGCCAAGCATATGACAGTCACCTATACCCAGGTCTTGATCCAGCAAAAACAAGACGACTGTGAAGTGATGCCACAAGATCTAGACTATCAAGAAACAATGCTAAAAATACAGGCTTATTGGACAACACCCCCACTGGACATAAAACACAATCATACTGCTCTACCCAACTATGAACAGAGAACAACTCCACTCAGTCCTAGGCACCAGATGGAAAAGGAACCTGACCCCAAAATCCAGGTCATACTCCAACCAGAACTAGATGActtggaaacggtatcactaggACCAGATCACAAGGACAAGATTCCACATTCCATAGGTCAAAATCAACAGGCAACACCTTCACAGGGTATAATAGACCCTcagaatataattttatctagTCCTGAACACCAGGTCACACCACTACCCAGCGATGATCACCATGCTGAAGATATAGCAGTAGAATCCAGTGGTCAGTTCAAATTCCATCAAGAACTAGATGAGTGGGAACCACTTTTACAAAGAGGACTTAACCACTTGTCTTCACCCCCAGCCAACAATGACCACCAAGCTCAGGGTACCCCAGAAAATCCAAGTGCCCACATCACACTCAAAGAACTATATAGTTGGGACCCATTTTGGACAGCAGGACTAGACTACCAAACTACATATCTACCTGGAAATGACCATCAAGCCCAGGATATACCAGCAAACCACAGTGCCCAGGTCATATTCAACCAAAAAGTAGATAAGCAAGAATCATTTTGGACACAAGGACTAAACAATCAGTTAACACCTCCACCAAATAATGACCACCAAACCCAGGATATACCAGCAAAGCAGAGTGCCCAGGTCATAttcaatctaaaaatagataggcaAGAAACATTTGGGACACAAGGACTAAACCATCAGTCAATACCTCCACCAAATAATGACCACCAAGCCCAGCATGTCCCAGAAGACTCTAGCGTACACATTACATTTGAACAAGAACCAGATGACCAGAGCATATTTTATACAACAGAGCTAGATCACCAAACTACACCTTCACCTGGCAATGAAAAAGAGATCCAGGAAATACCAGACTCTAATTCAGAGGCCTCACTTCAACAACAAAAAGATGAATTTGGACCAACAGAAATAGATAAGCAAAGCACAATTCTAACAGATCAGGTTGACTCAGTAATACCCACATTAAAACTAAACCACAATAGAACCTCACCTAAAACTTATGAGGCCACAACTCCATCAAGTCATGATGACCAGGCTTCAGATGTATCAGGCCTCAAGGTCCACACCACACTCCAACAAGAATTAGATGAAAGAGAAACATTTTGGCCAACAGTAGTAGACAAGCAAGACACAAATCTAATGGATGAGGTTTACTGGGCAACATCCCCAAGGGCCATAAAATACCAAAACAcaatttcacttgatcctcaatATGAGCACATACCTTCACCCAGTCATCGTGACCAGGCTTCAGATGTATCAGACCTCAATGCCCAGGCTACACTCCAACAAGAAATACGTGAAAAGGAAACATTTGGTCCATTAAAATTTGACAAGCAGACCTCAACTCTAACAGAACATATTTACTGGACAACATGCTCATGGGACATAAAATGCCAATATAAAACTTTACCTGATCCTCATCATGGGGCCACACCTATACACAACCATGGTGATCAGGCTTTGGTAACATCAGACCTCAATGCCCAGGACACACTTCAAAAAGAAACAAGTAAAAGGGAAACATTTTGGCCAACCAAAGTAGACAAACAGGACACGGTGACTCTAATGGATGAGGTTTACTGGGCAACACCCACATTGAATCTAAAACATCAGTGCAGAACTTCACCTGACCCTTACCATGAGACCACACCTCTACCCAGCCATGAAGACCAGGCTTCAGATGTATCAGATTTCAATGACCAGGCTACACTAGATCAAGAAATAGATAAATGGGAAGCATTTGAGGCAACAGGACTTGTCAAACAGGCCACAACTCCAAAAATAAAGGTTTACTTGGCAACATCCCCATGTGACATAAAACACCAAGGCGGAACTTCAACTAGCCCTCACCATGAGGCCACACCTCTACCCAGCCCTGGTGACCAGGCTTCAGATGTATCAAACCTTAATACCCAGGCCACATTCCAACAAGAACAAGgtaaaaaggaaacattttggCCAATAAAATTTGATAAGCCAGCCACAACTGTAACAGAACATATTTACTGGACAACATCCCCAGGGGACATAAAACACCAAGACAAAACTTCATTTGACCCTCAATGTGAGCACATACCTTCATCCAGCTATGGTGACCAAGCTTCAGCTATATCAGACCTCAATGCCCAGGCCACATTCCAGCAAGAAATAggtaaaagggaaatattttggCCAACCAAAGTAGACAAACAGGACACAGTGGCTCTAATGGATGAGGTTTACTGGGAAATACCCACATTAAAACACCAAGATAGAACTTTACCTGACCCTTACCATGAGGCCACACCTCTACCCAGCCATGAAGACCAGGCTTCAGATGTATCAGACTTCAATGACCAGGCTACACTAGATCAAGAAATAGACGAATGGGAAGCCTTTGGGGCTACAGAACTTGTCAAACAGGCCACAACTCCAAAAATAAAGGTTTACTTGGCAACATCCCCATGTGACATAAAACACCAAGGCAGAACTTCAACTAGCCCTCACCATGAGACCACACCTCTACCCAGCCATGAAGACCAGGTTTCAGATGTATCAGACTTCAATGACCAGGCTACACTAGATCAAGAAATAGACGAATGGGAAGCCTTTGGGGCTACAGAATTTGTCAAACAGGCCACAACTCCAAAAATAAAGGTTTACTTGGCAACATCCCCATGTGACATAAAACACCAAGGCAGAACTTCAACTAACCCTCACCATGAGGCCACACCTCTACCCAGTCATGGTGACCAGGCTTCAGATGTATCAAACCTTAATACCCAGGCCACATTCCAACAAGAACAAGGTAAAAGGGAAACATTTTGGCCAATAAAATTTGATAAGCCAGCCACAACTGTAACAGAACATATTTACTGGACAACATCCCCAGGGGACATAAAACACCAAGATAAAACTTCATTTGACCCTCAATATGAGCACATACCTTCATCCAGCCATGAAGACGAGGCTTCAGCTATATCAGACCTCAATGCCCAGGCCACATTCCAACAAGAAGAAggtaaaagggaaatattttggCCAACCAAAGTAGATAACAAACAGGACACAATGGCTCTCATGGATGAGGTTTACTGGGCAATATCCACATTAAAACACCAAGCTAGAACTCCACCTGGCCCTCACCATGAGGCCACACCTCTACCCAGCCCTGGTGACCAGGCTTCAGATGTATCAAACCTTAATACCCAGGCCACATTCCAACAAGAACAAGGTAAAAGGGAAACATTTTGGCCAATAAACCTTGATAAAGCAGCCACAACTGTAACAGAACATATTTACTGGACAACATCCCCAGGGGACATAAAACACCAAGATAAAACTTCATTTGACCCTCAATATGAGCACATACCTTCATCCAGCCATGAAGACGAGGCTTCAGCTATATCAGACCTCAATGCCCAGGCCACATTCCAACAAGAAGAAggtaaaagggaaatattttggCCAACCAAAGTAGATAACAAACAGGACACAATGGCTCTCATGGATGAGGTTTACTGGGCAATATCCACATTAAAACACCAAGCTAGAACTCCACCTGGCCCTCACCATGAGGCCACACCTCTACCCAGTCATGGTGACCAGGCTTCAGATGTATCAAACCTTAATACCCAGGCCACATTCCAACAAGAACAAGGTAAAAGGGAAACATTTTGGCCAATAAACCTTGATAAAGCAGCCACAATTGCAACAGGACATGTTTACTGGACAACATCCCCAGGGGTCATAAAACACCAAGATAAAACTTTATTTGACCCTCAATATGAGCACATACCTTCATCCAGCCATGAAGGCGAGGCTTCAGCTATATCAGACCTCAATGCCCAGGCCATATTCCAACAAGAAGAAggtaaaagggaaatattttggCCAACCAAAGTAGATAACAAACAGGACACAATGGCTCTCATGGATGAGGTTTACTGGGCAATATCCACATTAAAACACCAAGCTAGAACTCCACCTGGCCCTCACCATGAGGCCACACCTCTACCCAGTCATGGTGACCAGGCTTCAGATGTATCAAATCTTAATACCCAGGCCACATTCCAACAAGAACAAGGTAAAAGGGAAACATTTTGGCCAATAAACCTTGATAAAGCAGCCACAATTGCAACAGGACATGTTTACTGGACAACATCCCCAGGGGTCATAAAACACCAAGACAAAACTTCACTTGATTCTCAATGTGAGCACATACCTTCACCTAGCCATGGTGACCAAGCTTCAGCTAAATCGGACCTCAATGCCCAGGCCACATTCCAACAAGAACAAggtaaaagggaaatattttggCCGACTGAAGTAGACAACAAACAGGACACAACGGCTCTCTTGGATGAGGTTTACTGGGCAATACCCACATTAAAACACCAAGATAGAACTCCACCTGACCCTCACCATGAGGTCACACCTCCTCCACCCAGCCATGAAGACGAGGCTTCAGATATATCAGACCTCAGTGCCCAGGCCACATTCCAGCAAGAACAAGGTAAAAGGGAAACATTTTGGCCAATAAAATTTGATAAACTGGCCACAACTGTAACAGAACATGTTTACTGGATAACATCCCCATGGGACataaaacaccaagaaaaatctTCACTTGACCCTCAGAGTGAGAGCATACCTTCATCCAGCCATAGTGACCAAGCTTTAGTTATATCAGACCTCAATGcccaggccacatttgaacaagAAATAggtaaaagggaaatattttggCCAACCGAAGTAGACAAACAGGACACAACTCTAATGGATGAGGTTTACTGGGCAACACCCACATTAAAACACCAAGACAGAACTTCACCTGACCTTCACCGTGAGGCCGCATCTTCACCGAGTTATGGTGACCAGGCTTCAGATGTATCAGACCTCAGTGCCCAGACCATACTCCAACAAGAAATAGGTGAAAGGGAAACATTTTGGCCAACCAAAGTAGACAAACAGGACACAACTCTAATGGATGAGGACACAACTCTAATGGATGAGGACACAACTCTAATGGATGAGGACACAACTCTAATGGATGAGGACACAACTCTAATGGATGAGGACACAACTCTAATAGATGAGGACACAACTCTAATGGATGAAGTTTACTGGGCAACACCCACATTCAATCTAAAACACCCAGATAGAACTTCACCTGACCTTCACCGTGAGGCCGCATCTTCACCAAACTATGATGACCAAGCTTCAGATGTATCAGACCTCAGTGCCCAGGCCATACTCCAACAAGAGCTAGgtaaaaaggaaacattttggTCAACCAAAGTAGACAAACAGGACACAACTCTAATGGATGAGGTTTACTGGGCAACACCCTCATATCTAAAACACCAATATAGAACTTCACCTGACCTTCACCGTGAGGCTGCATCTTCACCAAGCTACGGTGACCAGACTTCAGATGTATCAGACCTCATTGCCCAGGCCGTACTCCAAAAAGGATTAGGTAAAAGGGAAACATTTTGGCTCACTGAAGTAGACAAACAGGACACAACTCTAATGGATGAGGATTACTGGACAATACCCACATTGAATCTAAAACACCAATGCAGAACTTCACCTGACTGTCATCATGAGGCCACATCTCCACCCAGCTATGGTTACCAGGCTTCTGATATATCAGTCACATTCcaagaagaaatagatgaatggGAAACATTTTGGCCAATAGAGGTAGACAAGGCAGCTACAACTCTAATGGATGAGGATTACTGGGCAACATCCCCATTGGATCTAAAACATCACAACAGAATTTCACCTGACCTTCACCATGAGGCCATACCTCCATCAAGCCATGGTGACCTTGCTTCAAATATATCAGACCTCAGTGTCCACACCAAATTCCAACAAGAACAAGGTAAAAGAGAAACATTTTGGCTAACAAAATTTGACaagcaagtcacaactccacaagAACAGTTTTGCTGGTCAACCTCATGGGACATGAAATACAATGACTCTAATCATGAGGCCACATTTATATCCAGCCATGGTGACAAGGCTTCAGAGGTATCAGACCTCAGTGTTCCAGTAACactcaaagaagaaatagatgattGGGAAACATTTTGGCCAATAGAAGTAGACAAGCAGGACACAACTCTAATGGATGAGGTTTACTGGGAAACATCCATATTGGATCTAAAACACCAGAGCAGAACTTCACCTAATCTTCACCATGAGATCACACCTCCACCCAGCCATGATGACCAGGCTTTAAAGGTATCAAACTTTAGTGTTCCAGTAACACTCcaagaagaaatagatgaatggGAAACATTTTGGCCAACAGAAGTAGACAAGCGGGGCACAACTCTTAACAGACCAAGTTTCCTAGGCAATATCCCCATGGGATATAAAACACCAAGATAG